Part of the Bacillus sp. N1-1 genome, GAAAAGAATTGTTCACCACATACGATCTCAGGTTACTTACAGGATATTGAACATTTCAGGTCTTTTATGAAGCAGCAGACTATTGATGTCTTTGCTGCTGTTTCTTATGCAGATGTCAGAATTTATTTAACTGAGCTTCATGAGCGAGGTTACGCAAGAAAAACAGCAGCAAGAAAAATTTCAACGTTACGAAGCTTATATCGATTCCTTTTACGTGAGAACATCGTAGAGATTAATCCCTTTACAATGAGTTCGCTGCCAAAACAAGAAAAACGTCTTCCGCAATTTTTGTACGAAAAAGAACTTAACGTGCTTTTTGACACGCCAGATACAACGAAGCCGCTTGGTCAACGCGACAGAGCGCTGCTCGAAGTACTATACGGGTGTGGCATACGAGTGAGTGAGTGTGTTGGGCTTAATTTGGAAGACATTGATTTTGCGATTGGAACGATTTTTGTACTTGGTAAAGGACGTAAGGAAAGGTATGTACCAATAGGGAGTTTCGCTATAGATGCAATGAAAGAGTACATTCATGATGGACGAGAACAGTTGCTATCGTCAGGGAAAGAGCCGACAAAAGCCCTGTTCCTAAATTTTAGAGGTAGTCGTGTGACGGCAAGAGGTGTTCGTACAATTTTAGATAAGATTGTAAAAGATGCTTCTTTGCATGTACATATAAGCCCGCATGTGATGAGACACACATTCACAACGCATTTGCTGAATGAAGGGGCAGACTTACGTTCTGTGCAGGAGCTATTAGGGCATTCTGATTTATCATCTACTCAGATCTATACCCACGTGACGGGAGATCGATTGCGAAATATATACATGAACCATCACCCAAGAGCTTAAGGGCTCGGGAGGAGGAACTTATGGGAGACTTTCATTCTACAACGATATTTGCCGTTCAGCATAATGGTGAGTGTGCAATGGCTGGTGACGGTCAGGTTACATTCGGAAATGCTGTGGTCATGAAGCATACAGCTAAGAAAGTAAGAAGGCTTTTTCATGGAAAAGTAGTTGCGGGATTTGCTGGATCCGTTGCTGATGCTTTTACTCTTTTTGAGAAATTTGAGAGCAAGCTTGAGGAATTTGGTGGCAACCTTCAACGTGCAGCTGTGGAACTTGCTAAAGAGTGGCGCAGTGATCGCGTGTTAAGAAAGCTTGAAGCAATGCTAATTGTAATGAACAAAGATGAGCTATTGCTTATCTCAGGTACTGGTGAAGTGATTGAACCTGATGATGGCATTCTTTCAATTGGTTCAGGATCAAACTACGCTCTTTCAGCAGGCAGAGCACTTAAGCGTTATAGTGATAACAAAACCGCTGAAGAAATTGCGCGAGCATCTATGGAAATTGCATCTGAAATATGCGTGTACACGAATGATCAAATTATCGTAGAAACCATTTAGTATATAAAATGTATCTTTGGAGGAGATCGTATGTCTAATCCATTAACACCGAGACAAATTGTTGAAAAGCTTGATCAGTATATTGTTGGTCAGAATGACGCAAAGAAGGCTGTCGCAGTGGCATTAAGAAATCGATACCGCCGTAGCCAGCTGAGCGACAAACTGAAGGATGAAGTGAATCCGAAAAACATCTTAATGATTGGACCTACAGGCGTAGGTAAGACTGAGATAGCACGTCGACTTGCTCGCCTTGTCAATGCGCCATTCATTAAAGTTGAAGCAACAAAATTTACTGAAGTAGGTTATGTTGGTCGAGATGTGGAATCGATGGTTCGTGATCTCGTGGAAACATCAATCAGGCTTGTCAAAGAAGATCGTATGGAACAGGTGAAGGGCAAGGCGGAAGAAAATGCGAACAAACGCATTGTGGAATTGCTTGTACCTTCTAGTAAAAAGCAAACCCAATACAAAAATCCGCTTGAAATGTTATTTGGTAATCAAGGACAAGAGGAAACAGCGAACCAGTCCGCAAGTGAAGATCAGTCCATTGCATCTAGGCGGAAGCAAATGGCTCAGCAGCTCGCACTTGGCGAACTGGAAGATCGCATGATTACAGTGGAAGTTGAGGAGCAAAACAACTCCATGATGGATATGTTCCAGGGCGCTGGTATGGAACAAATGGGTATGAACATGCAGGATATGCTCGGCAACATTATGCCCAAAAAGAAGAAAAAGCGTAAGCTGCCTGTCTCAGAAGCAAGAAAAGTTTTAACGCAGGACGAAGCAGCAAAACTGGTGGATATGGACGAAGTTGCCCAAGATGCTGTTTCAAAGACAGAACAATCGGGTATCATCTTCATTGATGAAATTGATAAGGTAGCTGGGAAAAGCCAGCAATCAGCTGATGTTTCAAGAGAAGGTGTTCAAAGAGACATTTTACCGATTGTAGAAGGCTCAACAGTAACAACAAAATATGGACCTGTTAAAACAGATCACATTTTATTTATGGCTGCAGGAGCTTTCCATATGTCAAAACCATCTGATCTGATCCCTGAGCTACAGGGGCGTTTCCCAATTCGCGTAGAGCTATCAAGTTTAACGGTAGACGATTTTAAGCGGATTTTAACAGAGCCCGATAATGCTCTTGTGAAGCAATATACAGCTTTATTAGAAACTGAAGGTATTAAAGTTGAATTTTCTGACGATGCTATTCTTAAAATTGCTACAATTGCTACAGAAGTGAACCAGGACACGGATAATATTGGTGCGCGAAGACTTCATACAATTTTAGAAAAGCTTCTTGAAGATCTTTCATTCGAAGCACCGGACATTAATCTAGACAGCATTACAATCACACCAGAGTATGTTGAGGAAAAGTTAGCTTCTATTGCGAAGAACCGTGACCTCAGCCAATACATCCTATAATACATACAGGAGGACAAAACAATGAATTTACTTGAAAAAACAAGAAAAATTAATGGTATGCTACAAAAGTCAGAGGGGCCAGTTAACTTTACCGATATGGCAGAAACGCTACGTGACGCTATTATGGCAAACGTATATGTTGTAAGCCGCAGAGGTAAATTACTTGGCATCGCAATTAATCAAGAAATTGAGAACGAACGTATGAAGAATATGTTCTCAGAGCGCCAGTTTCCTGAAGAATATACGCAGAATCTCTTTAATATTGGTGAAACGTCTTCGAACCTTGATATTACAAGCGAATACACAGCTTTCCCTGTAGAGAATCGTGATCTTTTCGAAAAAGGTCTAACAACGATTGTACCAATCGTTGGTGGTGGGAGCCGTCTAGGTACGCTCATTCTTTCTCGTCTAAGCGATTCATTCTCAGATGATGATCTTTTATTAGCTGAGTACGGAGCAACCGTAGTTGGGATGGAGATTCTTCATGAGAAAGCCGAAGAAATTGAAGAAGAAGCAAGAAACAAAGCAGTCGTTCAGATGGCGATTTCTTCTCTTTCCTATAGTGAACTTGAAGCAATTGAGCACATTTTCGAAGAACTTGAAGGAAACGAAGGCCTTCTCGTTGCAAGTAAAATTGCTGATCGCGTAGGGATCACACGCTCTGTAATCGTAAACGCTCTTCGTAAGCTTGAGAGTGCTGGTGTTATTGAGTCTCGTTCTCTAGGAATGAAAGGAACTTATATTAAAGTTCTTAACGACAAGTTTCTTGTAGAACTATCAAAACTGAAGACCCAATAATCGATCAAACGCTCCGAGAACTCTCGGAGCGTTTTTAATAGAATGTGGTATTTTCAACATTACTTTTATGAGTGGTTCTTTGGATTGCTAAGCTTTTATATGTACTGTGAGAGTAAGTTAGTATAGGTATTCGTGGAATTTAAGATTTAAACTTGCGACTTGTCACATGATATGATATATTAATCAACGGTGTTAATCACACACGCTTGTTGATTTGGAAAGTGGTGCTGCAGACGCAGTTTTTTCTGAAATAGATGCAAGCGGAGGATAAAAAAACCATTAGGAGGAACACAATCATGGCAGTAATCTCTATGAAACAGCTTCTTGAAGCTGGGGTACACTTCGGTCACCAGACTCGTCGTTGGAACCCGAAAATGAAACCTTATATCTTCACTGAAAGAAACGGTATCTACATTATCGACCTTCAAAAAACAGTGAAGAAAGTCGAAGAGGCTTATAACTTCGTTCGTGACATCGCTCAGGACGGTGGTAAAGTTCTTTTCGTAGGTACAAAAAAGCAAGCGCAAGATTCCGTTAAGGATGAAGCGATCCGTGCTGGTCAATACTACATCAACCAACGCTGGTTGGGTGGAACGCTTACGAACTTTGAAACAATTCAAAAGCGTATTAACCGCCTGAAGAGCCTTGAGAAGATGCAAGAAGACGGTACTTTCGAAGTACTACCTAAAAAAGAAGTTATCCTTCTTAAAAAAGAAATGGATCGCCTTGAAAGATTCCTTGGTGGTATTAAAGATATGAACGGCGTTCCAGACGCATTGTTCGTAATCGACCCTCGTAAAGAGCGTATCGCTATTGCTGAGGCTCGTAAGCTTAATATCCCTATCGTTGCGATCGTGGATACAAACTGTGATCCAGATGAGATCGACTATATTATCCCTGGTAACGACGATGCAATCCGCGCTGTGAAACTTCTTACTGCTAAAATGGCTGACGCTGTTATCGAAGTTAGCAAAGTAGAAGAAGAAGCAGAAGTTGAAGCGGTAGAAACTGAAGAAACATCTGTATAAGAACACAAAGGGGTGATAAAGGGGAACTCTAACCCCTTTATCACCTTTTTTTAACCCAAAAGGGTATGATTACATATCATAATTCAAGGAGGAATTACTAATGGCAGTAACAGCTCAAATGGTAAAAGAATTGCGTGCACAAACAGGCGCAGGAATGATGGATTGCAAAAAAGCACTAACTGAAAACGATGGTGACATGGACAAGGCAATTGACTGGCTTCGTGAGAAAGGTATCTCGAAAGCAGCGAAAAAAGCTGACCGCGTAGCAGCAGAAGGTCTTGCAACGATCGCTGTTGAAGGAAACAAAGCAGTAATTGCTGAAATTAACTCTGAAACTGACTTCGTTGCAAAGAACGAGAGCTTTACTTCTTTAATCAACGAAATCTCTCAACACCTCCTTAAAGCAAACCCTGAGTCTGTAGATGCAGCTCTTGAAAGCAAAATGGAAAACGGACAAACAGTGACTGAATATTTGAATGATAAAATCGCAAAAATTGGAGAGAAAATTTCTCTTCGTCGCTTCCAAATCGTTGAAAAAACTGATGCAGACGCATTTGGCGCTTACCTTCATATGGGTGGACGCATCGGTGTACTAACACTTCTTGAAGGCACGACTGATGAAGAAGTAGCGAAAGACGTAGCAATGCACACAGCGGCAGTTAACCCTCGTTTCGTATCTCGCGATGCTGTTCCAGCTGAAGAAGTTGAGCGTGAGCGCGAAGTTCTTAAGCAACAGGCTCTTAACGAAGGTAAGCCTGAGAAAATTGTTGAGAAAATGGTAGAAGGCCGTATCAACAAATTCTTCGAAGAAATTTCTCTAGTAGATCAGCCGTTTGTTAAAGACACTGATCAAAAAGTAGGAAAGTATGTAGAGTCTAAAGGCGCTACTGTAAAAGGATTCATCCGCTACGAAGTTGGCGAAGGCATGGAGAAACGTGAAGATAACTTCGCTGAAGAAGTTATGTCTCAAGTGAAGAAGTAAAACAATGATAGGGAACACGCTGTGTTCCCTATTTTTCAAGAACAAATACTGATAAACATGCTGGAGGGTTAAAATGAGCGGAGCCAAGTATGAACGCGTTGTGTTAAAATTAAGCGGAGAAGCATTGTCCGGTGGAGAAGGTCAGGGAATATCTCCTTCAATCGTTCAGTCTATCGCATCACAGGTGAAGGAAATTCATGAAATGGGTGTAGAAGTTGCTGTTGTTGTAGGCGGTGGAAACATCTGGCGTGGAAAAGTAGGCAGTGAAATGGGAATGGATCGTACGACTGCTGATTATATGGGGATGCTTGCTACTGTAATGAATTCACTTGCAATGCAGGATAGCCTTGAAAGCATTGGAGTTGAAACGCGTGTTCAAACTTCAATTGAAATGAGACAGGTAGCTGAGCCGTACATCCGTCGTAAAGCCATTCGTCACCTTGAAAAAAAACGCGTTGTCATTTTTGCAGCAGGTACTGGTAACCCATACTTCTCGACAGATACGACTGCAGCATTGCGTGCGGCAGAAATTGAAGCAGATGTTATTTTAATGGCGAAAAACAACGTAGACGGCGTTTATACAGCCGATCCAACAGTTGACACAACTGCGAAGAAGTATGACACTCTTTCTTACCTCGATGTACTCAAGGAAGGTTTAGCTGTAATGGACTCCACAGCTTCTTCACTTTGCATGGACAACGATATTCCACTTGTTGTCTTCTCTATCATGGAAGAAGGTAATATTAAGCGCGCCATTTGTGGCGAAGAAATTGGAACAGTAGTAAAGGGGAGAAATTAAGATGACGAAAGAAATCTTGAAAAACGCTGAAGAACGTATGCAAAATGGAATTTCAAGCTTAAAGCGTGAGCTAGCGACACTACGAGCAGGAAGAGCAAATGCTTCTCTACTTGATAAAGTTCAAGTGGACTACTACGGTGCTCCAACACCTGTTAACCAACTTGCTGGTGTTTCAGTTCCAGAAGCGCGTATGCTATTGATCCAACCTTACGACAAAACTGCGATTGGCGATATTGAAAAAGCCATTCTTAAATCTGATCTTGGTCTAACACCTTCTAATGATGGAAATGTCATTCGTCTTACAATCCCAGCACTTACGGAAGAGCGTCGTAAAGATCTTGTTAAACTCGTTAAGAAATATGCTGAAGAAGGCAAAGTTGTTATCCGTAACATTCGCCGCGATGCAAATGATGAGTTAAAGAAACAAGAAAAAGATGGCGACATTACAGAAGATGAACTTCGCCGCGGAAACGACGATGTGCAGAAGCTTACTGACAAATATGTAGCTGAAGCTGACAGCATTGCTGCTGATAAAGAAAAAGAAATCATGGAAGTCTAAATCAATAACATGTAAAATAAGATAATAAAAGGACCCTCTTTTCCCACAGGGGGTTTTTTTGTTAAGTAAGTGACACAATGGAGGATTTGCAATGCTTGGGAAGTTCTCGAACTGGATGAGAAAGAATGAAGATGAGGAACAATTAGAAATTAACACATCTGCTAATATCCCAGGGCATATTGCGATCATTATGGATGGCAATGGACGCTGGGCCAAGAAGCGAGGTCTCCCACGTGTGGCTGGCCACCGTGAAGGTGTGAAGGTAGTGAAGAAGATCGTTCGGAAGGCAAATGATCTAGGCGTTCAATATTTGACGCTCTATGCCTTTTCAACTGAAAATTGGAAACGACCGAAAGAGGAAGTAGACTTTTTGATGAAGCTCCCAGAACAATTTCTACTTAGCCACCTGCCAGAATTAATTGAGCAGAATGTTCAAGTACGAATTATGGGAGAACGAGAGCAGCTGCCCCCCCATACGTTCAAAGCCATTAGCAAGGCAGTAGAAGAAACGAAAGATAATACCGGACTTATTCTTAATTTCGCACTAAACTACGGCAGTCGTCATGAAATGAAGACGGCCATGCAGCGGTTATTAAGTGATGTGAAAAAGGGGATACTGACAGAAGAAGAGATTACGGAAGAGAGAATTTCTTCCTATTTACTCAGTAGTCAATATCCGGATCCGGATTTGCTTATACGGACAAGCGGAGAAATACGCTTAAGTAACTTTATGCTCTGGCAGCTGGCATACACAGAACTATGGTTTACAGAAGTTCTATGGCCTGATTTTACAGAGCACCATTTTGTTGAAGCCGTACAGGAATATCAGCGAAGAGGAAGACGTTACGGCGGGGTGTAAGTGTAGGAGGACATTAATGTAATGAAACAACGTGTTATAACGGGTGTGATTTTTGGCGCCCTCTTGTTAGGAATGATTGTAATTGGAGACTGGCCGTTCATTCTTTTGATGGCGCTAGTTGCCACAGTTGGAATGGTTGAACTGTTACTGATGAAGAAAATCACATTAGTTTCACTTCCTGGCTTACTTGCTATCGTCGGAACGTGGATTCTTGTCATGCCTGATGACTGGATTGCTTCACTAACATCATCTGTTTTTACCAAAATTGATCTCTTATTCTTCGGATTGCTCATTCTACTTGCAATGACGGTTCTGACGAAAAATAAGTATAGTTTTGATGAAAGCTCTTTTATTATGATGGCATCGCTCTATGTTGGTTTAGGTTTTTATTATTTCACAGCAACACGTTATCTTGGTGAAAGTAATTTAGACGGCATGATTCATTTGTTCTTTATTATTTTTCTCATATGGGCATCTGATTCTGGAGCCTATTTTGTGGGACGATCACTCGGTAAGAAAAAACTTTGGCCACATATATCTCCAAACAAAACCGTTGAAGGTGCAGTTGGTGGCGTTGTGATGGCCTTAATCGTAGGGATTGTTTTTCAACTGATTTATCCGGTATATGAATCCATGGTTGTTGTCATAATCGTATCGGTGTTAACATCTGTTTTTGGACAGATTGGTGATCTTGTTGAATCTGCGTTTAAGCGTCATTATGGAGTGAAAGATTCCGGCAGTATCTTACCAGGGCACGGAGGGATACTTGATCGATTTGATAGTCTTATATTCGTTCTCCCCCTTCTGCATTTACTTAACCTGGTATAGTCGAAACAGAGTGGATTGGAGGAACGAATTTTTTGAAGAAAATTAGTTTACTTGGAGCATCTGGCTCGATCGGTGTTCAGACTCTCGATATCATAAGAATGCATCCTGATATGTTTTCCCTTGTCGCATTTTCCGTTGGAAAAAATGTTGAAAAAGCGGTAGAAATAGCGGAAGAGTTTAAGCCAAAGTTATTGTCTGTCCAAAAGAAAGAAGATGCTGATTCACTCAGAAGAACGATTTCAAGGAAAACGAAAATTGTTTATGGAGATGAAGGGCTTTTAGAAGTTGCTTGCCATCATGAATCAACCGTTCTCGTTAACGCAATTCTTGGAAGTATCGGCCTTTCTCCAACTTTATCAGCGATTGAACAGGGAAAGACAATTGCAATTGCGAATAAAGAAACGCTCGTTACAGCAGGCCATCTCGTAACAGAAGCTGCAAAAAAACATGGATCTGCCCTTTTGCCAGTAGATAGTGAACATTCAGCACTGTTTCAGTGTTTGAATGGTGAAAAGCAGGATCAAATGGAACGACTTATTTTAACGGCTTCAGGCGGTAGTTTCCGAGATAAGAAACGAGAAGAGCTAACTGGAGTTAGCGTTCACGATGCTTTAAATCACCCAAACTGGTCGATGGGAGCTAAAATTACGATCGATTCAGCAACGATGATGAACAAAGGACTAGAAGTGATTGAAGCCCATTGGTTATTTGGAACGCCATATGATCAAATTGATGTCGTGCTTCATAAAGAAAGTATCATTCACTCAATGGTAGAGTACATAGACGGGAGCGTCATGGCGCATCTAGGTACTCCGGATATGCGAATTCCAATTCAATATGCACTTAGCTATCCTGATCGACTTGAAATCAGAAAT contains:
- the frr gene encoding ribosome recycling factor, whose translation is MTKEILKNAEERMQNGISSLKRELATLRAGRANASLLDKVQVDYYGAPTPVNQLAGVSVPEARMLLIQPYDKTAIGDIEKAILKSDLGLTPSNDGNVIRLTIPALTEERRKDLVKLVKKYAEEGKVVIRNIRRDANDELKKQEKDGDITEDELRRGNDDVQKLTDKYVAEADSIAADKEKEIMEV
- the hslU gene encoding ATP-dependent protease ATPase subunit HslU, which produces MSNPLTPRQIVEKLDQYIVGQNDAKKAVAVALRNRYRRSQLSDKLKDEVNPKNILMIGPTGVGKTEIARRLARLVNAPFIKVEATKFTEVGYVGRDVESMVRDLVETSIRLVKEDRMEQVKGKAEENANKRIVELLVPSSKKQTQYKNPLEMLFGNQGQEETANQSASEDQSIASRRKQMAQQLALGELEDRMITVEVEEQNNSMMDMFQGAGMEQMGMNMQDMLGNIMPKKKKKRKLPVSEARKVLTQDEAAKLVDMDEVAQDAVSKTEQSGIIFIDEIDKVAGKSQQSADVSREGVQRDILPIVEGSTVTTKYGPVKTDHILFMAAGAFHMSKPSDLIPELQGRFPIRVELSSLTVDDFKRILTEPDNALVKQYTALLETEGIKVEFSDDAILKIATIATEVNQDTDNIGARRLHTILEKLLEDLSFEAPDINLDSITITPEYVEEKLASIAKNRDLSQYIL
- a CDS encoding 1-deoxy-D-xylulose-5-phosphate reductoisomerase, which codes for MKKISLLGASGSIGVQTLDIIRMHPDMFSLVAFSVGKNVEKAVEIAEEFKPKLLSVQKKEDADSLRRTISRKTKIVYGDEGLLEVACHHESTVLVNAILGSIGLSPTLSAIEQGKTIAIANKETLVTAGHLVTEAAKKHGSALLPVDSEHSALFQCLNGEKQDQMERLILTASGGSFRDKKREELTGVSVHDALNHPNWSMGAKITIDSATMMNKGLEVIEAHWLFGTPYDQIDVVLHKESIIHSMVEYIDGSVMAHLGTPDMRIPIQYALSYPDRLEIRNAKRLNLWEVGQLHFEKVDYNRFRALKLAYDAGRAGGSLPAVLNAANETAVAAFLEGKIDFLTIEELVEKAMEKHEIIQNASLEEILEVDSETRLRVQSLIK
- a CDS encoding phosphatidate cytidylyltransferase, which translates into the protein MKQRVITGVIFGALLLGMIVIGDWPFILLMALVATVGMVELLLMKKITLVSLPGLLAIVGTWILVMPDDWIASLTSSVFTKIDLLFFGLLILLAMTVLTKNKYSFDESSFIMMASLYVGLGFYYFTATRYLGESNLDGMIHLFFIIFLIWASDSGAYFVGRSLGKKKLWPHISPNKTVEGAVGGVVMALIVGIVFQLIYPVYESMVVVIIVSVLTSVFGQIGDLVESAFKRHYGVKDSGSILPGHGGILDRFDSLIFVLPLLHLLNLV
- the rpsB gene encoding 30S ribosomal protein S2; this encodes MAVISMKQLLEAGVHFGHQTRRWNPKMKPYIFTERNGIYIIDLQKTVKKVEEAYNFVRDIAQDGGKVLFVGTKKQAQDSVKDEAIRAGQYYINQRWLGGTLTNFETIQKRINRLKSLEKMQEDGTFEVLPKKEVILLKKEMDRLERFLGGIKDMNGVPDALFVIDPRKERIAIAEARKLNIPIVAIVDTNCDPDEIDYIIPGNDDAIRAVKLLTAKMADAVIEVSKVEEEAEVEAVETEETSV
- the hslV gene encoding ATP-dependent protease subunit HslV gives rise to the protein MGDFHSTTIFAVQHNGECAMAGDGQVTFGNAVVMKHTAKKVRRLFHGKVVAGFAGSVADAFTLFEKFESKLEEFGGNLQRAAVELAKEWRSDRVLRKLEAMLIVMNKDELLLISGTGEVIEPDDGILSIGSGSNYALSAGRALKRYSDNKTAEEIARASMEIASEICVYTNDQIIVETI
- the xerC gene encoding tyrosine recombinase XerC gives rise to the protein MNNNQQAHIQSFSEYLQIEKNCSPHTISGYLQDIEHFRSFMKQQTIDVFAAVSYADVRIYLTELHERGYARKTAARKISTLRSLYRFLLRENIVEINPFTMSSLPKQEKRLPQFLYEKELNVLFDTPDTTKPLGQRDRALLEVLYGCGIRVSECVGLNLEDIDFAIGTIFVLGKGRKERYVPIGSFAIDAMKEYIHDGREQLLSSGKEPTKALFLNFRGSRVTARGVRTILDKIVKDASLHVHISPHVMRHTFTTHLLNEGADLRSVQELLGHSDLSSTQIYTHVTGDRLRNIYMNHHPRA
- the tsf gene encoding translation elongation factor Ts, which encodes MAVTAQMVKELRAQTGAGMMDCKKALTENDGDMDKAIDWLREKGISKAAKKADRVAAEGLATIAVEGNKAVIAEINSETDFVAKNESFTSLINEISQHLLKANPESVDAALESKMENGQTVTEYLNDKIAKIGEKISLRRFQIVEKTDADAFGAYLHMGGRIGVLTLLEGTTDEEVAKDVAMHTAAVNPRFVSRDAVPAEEVEREREVLKQQALNEGKPEKIVEKMVEGRINKFFEEISLVDQPFVKDTDQKVGKYVESKGATVKGFIRYEVGEGMEKREDNFAEEVMSQVKK
- the pyrH gene encoding UMP kinase: MSGAKYERVVLKLSGEALSGGEGQGISPSIVQSIASQVKEIHEMGVEVAVVVGGGNIWRGKVGSEMGMDRTTADYMGMLATVMNSLAMQDSLESIGVETRVQTSIEMRQVAEPYIRRKAIRHLEKKRVVIFAAGTGNPYFSTDTTAALRAAEIEADVILMAKNNVDGVYTADPTVDTTAKKYDTLSYLDVLKEGLAVMDSTASSLCMDNDIPLVVFSIMEEGNIKRAICGEEIGTVVKGRN
- a CDS encoding isoprenyl transferase; amino-acid sequence: MRKNEDEEQLEINTSANIPGHIAIIMDGNGRWAKKRGLPRVAGHREGVKVVKKIVRKANDLGVQYLTLYAFSTENWKRPKEEVDFLMKLPEQFLLSHLPELIEQNVQVRIMGEREQLPPHTFKAISKAVEETKDNTGLILNFALNYGSRHEMKTAMQRLLSDVKKGILTEEEITEERISSYLLSSQYPDPDLLIRTSGEIRLSNFMLWQLAYTELWFTEVLWPDFTEHHFVEAVQEYQRRGRRYGGV
- the codY gene encoding GTP-sensing pleiotropic transcriptional regulator CodY, which produces MNLLEKTRKINGMLQKSEGPVNFTDMAETLRDAIMANVYVVSRRGKLLGIAINQEIENERMKNMFSERQFPEEYTQNLFNIGETSSNLDITSEYTAFPVENRDLFEKGLTTIVPIVGGGSRLGTLILSRLSDSFSDDDLLLAEYGATVVGMEILHEKAEEIEEEARNKAVVQMAISSLSYSELEAIEHIFEELEGNEGLLVASKIADRVGITRSVIVNALRKLESAGVIESRSLGMKGTYIKVLNDKFLVELSKLKTQ